Proteins found in one Podarcis muralis chromosome 5, rPodMur119.hap1.1, whole genome shotgun sequence genomic segment:
- the FANCE gene encoding Fanconi anemia group E protein isoform X1, which produces MCARLQRNPTVRDSSEVSPAECSGSPPQSLINCAVNMDGPPVPWLQRFDKASRLLLCTLMSGHWGALAAFRTLQRSLSGQEASQGFSWWTFTEILCSQEPVLTGSEKTLTLKPLLLLLPVLCQRNLFSLLLTVQSTVPEACLQHLLQASRQDPSPDLWVQRLRDLLQVRVQENSSVMPVLLSDSCRQQLKYICQKVSCGKPGLERKLSWCAKQASPYIAWAGDAPGSVPQIRENKEVAEEPLDPEEKVLEKRSRLEVELNTELCEPHGLMQGVGVNTGNELMMEVSENEGVHSTSNDVYQSCPKEETEEAKVANWSPQQDTAAEVPDYIKDHVPKLKELLEMQFDLSDGIAPPELQVFNECTPSQLEVLCSLLQLSECPENKLLHFCTWLVALSPDLGYSNAAVLAEKLFLPRVLLLTEPPSWPLTTALMMFCSKYSRPVCCTLISSVIQAPAKGLEQMKLVCKLIEECLEPEYVRLVFSHIIEMPWSEDLLVAVHSLLGRQVVLSTELFNMLVLNLCQMAQEFATSMHYANLVLTVLTKYQSSITLAHQHRFSCALDLNRTILKKSLQAALKRVTSNKEET; this is translated from the exons AGCTTGATCAACTGTGCTGTCAACATGGATGGTCCGCCCGTTCCTTGGTTGCAACGATTTGATAAAGCTTCTCgtctcctcctctgcacactgaTGTCTGGGCATTGGGGGGCCCTGGCTGCTTTCCGCACTCTTCAGCGCTCCCTTTCTGGGCAAGAAGCAAGCCAGGGCTTCAGCTGGTGGACCTTCACAGAGATTCTGTGTTCTCAAGAGCCCGTCCTCACAGGCTCTGAGAAGACCCTCACCTT AAAAccgttgctgttgctgcttccaGTGTTGTGCCAAAGAAACCTCTTTTCCCTGTTGCTTACAGTACAGTCTACAGTGCCAGAAGCATGCCTCCAACACCTACTTCAAGCTTCTAGGCAGGATCCCAGCCCTGACCTATGGGTGCAGAGACTGAGGGATTTACTACAAGTGAGGGTGCAAGAGAATAGCTCTGTGATGCCAGTCCTACTATCTGATTCATGTCGGCAGCAGCTGAAATATATTTGCCAGAAAGTTAGTTGCGGCAAACCTGGATTAGAAAGGAAATTAAGCTGGTGTGCTAAACAGGCAAGTCCCTACATAGCATGGGCTGGAGATGCTCCTGGTTCCGTGCCTCAGATAAGGGAAAATAAGGAAGTAGCTGAGGAACCACTGGATCCTGAAGAAAAGGTGCTGGAGAAGAGGTCCAGACTGGAAGTTGAATTGAATACAGAACTTTGTGAACCACATGGTCTAATGCAGGGAGTTGGAGTTAACACAGGGAATGAACTGATGATGGAGGTGTCCGAGAATGAAGGTGTTCATAGCACAAGCAATGATGTATATCAAAGTTGCCCAAAGGAGGAAACAGAAGAAGCAAAAGTTGCCAATTGGAGTCCGCAACAGGACACTGCAGCCGAGGTCCCTGATTATATCAAG GACCATGTACCAAAACTAAAAGAACTTCTAGAAATGCAGTTTGAT CTTTCTGATGGGATTGCGCCGCCTGAGCTACAAGTTTTTAATGAATGTACTCCAAGCCAG TTGGAAGTTCTGTGCTCATTACTGCAGCTCTCGGAGTGCCCAGAAAACAAACTTCTGCATTTCTGCACTTGGTTAGTCGCACTCTCACCTGATCTTGGCTATAGTAATGCAGCAGTTCTTGCTGAAAAGCTCTTTCTACCTCGG GTTCTCTTGTTGACTGAGCCACCTTCCTGGCCTCTCACAACTGCCCTGATGATGTTCTGCTCCAAATATTCTCGCCCAGTCTGTTGCACCTTGATTTCTTCAGTTATACAGGCTCCAGCAAAAG GCCTTGAGCAGATGAAGCTGGTGTGCAAACTAATTGAGGAGTGTTTGGAGCCTGAGTATGTGAGGCTGGTATTCAG CCATATTATAGAAATGCCGTGGTCAGAAGATCTCCTCGTAGCTGTGCATTCTTTGCTGGGAAGACAG GTAGTGTTATCCACTGAGCTCTTCAACATGTTGGTCTTGAATCTTTGCCAGATGGCTCAAGAATTTGCCACATCAATGCATTATGCAAATCTGGTTCTGACAGTGTTGACGAAATACCAAAGCAGT ATTACATTGGCCCATCAGCATCGCTTCTCCTGTGCCCTGGACCTCAACAGAACAATCTTGAAGAAGTCTCTTCAGGCTGCACTGAAGCGAGTGACTTCAAATAAAGAGGAAACCTGA
- the FANCE gene encoding Fanconi anemia group E protein isoform X3 → MCARLQRNPTVRDSSEVSPAECSGSPPQSLINCAVNMDGPPVPWLQRFDKASRLLLCTLMSGHWGALAAFRTLQRSLSGQEASQGFSWWTFTEILCSQEPVLTGSEKTLTLKPLLLLLPVLCQRNLFSLLLTVQSTVPEACLQHLLQASRQDPSPDLWVQRLRDLLQVRVQENSSVMPVLLSDSCRQQLKYICQKVSCGKPGLERKLSWCAKQASPYIAWAGDAPGSVPQIRENKEVAEEPLDPEEKVLEKRSRLEVELNTELCEPHGLMQGVGVNTGNELMMEVSENEGVHSTSNDVYQSCPKEETEEAKVANWSPQQDTAAEVPDYIKDHVPKLKELLEMQFDLEVLCSLLQLSECPENKLLHFCTWLVALSPDLGYSNAAVLAEKLFLPRVLLLTEPPSWPLTTALMMFCSKYSRPVCCTLISSVIQAPAKGLEQMKLVCKLIEECLEPEYVRLVFSHIIEMPWSEDLLVAVHSLLGRQVVLSTELFNMLVLNLCQMAQEFATSMHYANLVLTVLTKYQSSITLAHQHRFSCALDLNRTILKKSLQAALKRVTSNKEET, encoded by the exons AGCTTGATCAACTGTGCTGTCAACATGGATGGTCCGCCCGTTCCTTGGTTGCAACGATTTGATAAAGCTTCTCgtctcctcctctgcacactgaTGTCTGGGCATTGGGGGGCCCTGGCTGCTTTCCGCACTCTTCAGCGCTCCCTTTCTGGGCAAGAAGCAAGCCAGGGCTTCAGCTGGTGGACCTTCACAGAGATTCTGTGTTCTCAAGAGCCCGTCCTCACAGGCTCTGAGAAGACCCTCACCTT AAAAccgttgctgttgctgcttccaGTGTTGTGCCAAAGAAACCTCTTTTCCCTGTTGCTTACAGTACAGTCTACAGTGCCAGAAGCATGCCTCCAACACCTACTTCAAGCTTCTAGGCAGGATCCCAGCCCTGACCTATGGGTGCAGAGACTGAGGGATTTACTACAAGTGAGGGTGCAAGAGAATAGCTCTGTGATGCCAGTCCTACTATCTGATTCATGTCGGCAGCAGCTGAAATATATTTGCCAGAAAGTTAGTTGCGGCAAACCTGGATTAGAAAGGAAATTAAGCTGGTGTGCTAAACAGGCAAGTCCCTACATAGCATGGGCTGGAGATGCTCCTGGTTCCGTGCCTCAGATAAGGGAAAATAAGGAAGTAGCTGAGGAACCACTGGATCCTGAAGAAAAGGTGCTGGAGAAGAGGTCCAGACTGGAAGTTGAATTGAATACAGAACTTTGTGAACCACATGGTCTAATGCAGGGAGTTGGAGTTAACACAGGGAATGAACTGATGATGGAGGTGTCCGAGAATGAAGGTGTTCATAGCACAAGCAATGATGTATATCAAAGTTGCCCAAAGGAGGAAACAGAAGAAGCAAAAGTTGCCAATTGGAGTCCGCAACAGGACACTGCAGCCGAGGTCCCTGATTATATCAAG GACCATGTACCAAAACTAAAAGAACTTCTAGAAATGCAGTTTGAT TTGGAAGTTCTGTGCTCATTACTGCAGCTCTCGGAGTGCCCAGAAAACAAACTTCTGCATTTCTGCACTTGGTTAGTCGCACTCTCACCTGATCTTGGCTATAGTAATGCAGCAGTTCTTGCTGAAAAGCTCTTTCTACCTCGG GTTCTCTTGTTGACTGAGCCACCTTCCTGGCCTCTCACAACTGCCCTGATGATGTTCTGCTCCAAATATTCTCGCCCAGTCTGTTGCACCTTGATTTCTTCAGTTATACAGGCTCCAGCAAAAG GCCTTGAGCAGATGAAGCTGGTGTGCAAACTAATTGAGGAGTGTTTGGAGCCTGAGTATGTGAGGCTGGTATTCAG CCATATTATAGAAATGCCGTGGTCAGAAGATCTCCTCGTAGCTGTGCATTCTTTGCTGGGAAGACAG GTAGTGTTATCCACTGAGCTCTTCAACATGTTGGTCTTGAATCTTTGCCAGATGGCTCAAGAATTTGCCACATCAATGCATTATGCAAATCTGGTTCTGACAGTGTTGACGAAATACCAAAGCAGT ATTACATTGGCCCATCAGCATCGCTTCTCCTGTGCCCTGGACCTCAACAGAACAATCTTGAAGAAGTCTCTTCAGGCTGCACTGAAGCGAGTGACTTCAAATAAAGAGGAAACCTGA
- the FANCE gene encoding Fanconi anemia group E protein isoform X2 has protein sequence MQEGRASKQDFARATPVESLINCAVNMDGPPVPWLQRFDKASRLLLCTLMSGHWGALAAFRTLQRSLSGQEASQGFSWWTFTEILCSQEPVLTGSEKTLTLKPLLLLLPVLCQRNLFSLLLTVQSTVPEACLQHLLQASRQDPSPDLWVQRLRDLLQVRVQENSSVMPVLLSDSCRQQLKYICQKVSCGKPGLERKLSWCAKQASPYIAWAGDAPGSVPQIRENKEVAEEPLDPEEKVLEKRSRLEVELNTELCEPHGLMQGVGVNTGNELMMEVSENEGVHSTSNDVYQSCPKEETEEAKVANWSPQQDTAAEVPDYIKDHVPKLKELLEMQFDLSDGIAPPELQVFNECTPSQLEVLCSLLQLSECPENKLLHFCTWLVALSPDLGYSNAAVLAEKLFLPRVLLLTEPPSWPLTTALMMFCSKYSRPVCCTLISSVIQAPAKGLEQMKLVCKLIEECLEPEYVRLVFSHIIEMPWSEDLLVAVHSLLGRQVVLSTELFNMLVLNLCQMAQEFATSMHYANLVLTVLTKYQSSITLAHQHRFSCALDLNRTILKKSLQAALKRVTSNKEET, from the exons AGCTTGATCAACTGTGCTGTCAACATGGATGGTCCGCCCGTTCCTTGGTTGCAACGATTTGATAAAGCTTCTCgtctcctcctctgcacactgaTGTCTGGGCATTGGGGGGCCCTGGCTGCTTTCCGCACTCTTCAGCGCTCCCTTTCTGGGCAAGAAGCAAGCCAGGGCTTCAGCTGGTGGACCTTCACAGAGATTCTGTGTTCTCAAGAGCCCGTCCTCACAGGCTCTGAGAAGACCCTCACCTT AAAAccgttgctgttgctgcttccaGTGTTGTGCCAAAGAAACCTCTTTTCCCTGTTGCTTACAGTACAGTCTACAGTGCCAGAAGCATGCCTCCAACACCTACTTCAAGCTTCTAGGCAGGATCCCAGCCCTGACCTATGGGTGCAGAGACTGAGGGATTTACTACAAGTGAGGGTGCAAGAGAATAGCTCTGTGATGCCAGTCCTACTATCTGATTCATGTCGGCAGCAGCTGAAATATATTTGCCAGAAAGTTAGTTGCGGCAAACCTGGATTAGAAAGGAAATTAAGCTGGTGTGCTAAACAGGCAAGTCCCTACATAGCATGGGCTGGAGATGCTCCTGGTTCCGTGCCTCAGATAAGGGAAAATAAGGAAGTAGCTGAGGAACCACTGGATCCTGAAGAAAAGGTGCTGGAGAAGAGGTCCAGACTGGAAGTTGAATTGAATACAGAACTTTGTGAACCACATGGTCTAATGCAGGGAGTTGGAGTTAACACAGGGAATGAACTGATGATGGAGGTGTCCGAGAATGAAGGTGTTCATAGCACAAGCAATGATGTATATCAAAGTTGCCCAAAGGAGGAAACAGAAGAAGCAAAAGTTGCCAATTGGAGTCCGCAACAGGACACTGCAGCCGAGGTCCCTGATTATATCAAG GACCATGTACCAAAACTAAAAGAACTTCTAGAAATGCAGTTTGAT CTTTCTGATGGGATTGCGCCGCCTGAGCTACAAGTTTTTAATGAATGTACTCCAAGCCAG TTGGAAGTTCTGTGCTCATTACTGCAGCTCTCGGAGTGCCCAGAAAACAAACTTCTGCATTTCTGCACTTGGTTAGTCGCACTCTCACCTGATCTTGGCTATAGTAATGCAGCAGTTCTTGCTGAAAAGCTCTTTCTACCTCGG GTTCTCTTGTTGACTGAGCCACCTTCCTGGCCTCTCACAACTGCCCTGATGATGTTCTGCTCCAAATATTCTCGCCCAGTCTGTTGCACCTTGATTTCTTCAGTTATACAGGCTCCAGCAAAAG GCCTTGAGCAGATGAAGCTGGTGTGCAAACTAATTGAGGAGTGTTTGGAGCCTGAGTATGTGAGGCTGGTATTCAG CCATATTATAGAAATGCCGTGGTCAGAAGATCTCCTCGTAGCTGTGCATTCTTTGCTGGGAAGACAG GTAGTGTTATCCACTGAGCTCTTCAACATGTTGGTCTTGAATCTTTGCCAGATGGCTCAAGAATTTGCCACATCAATGCATTATGCAAATCTGGTTCTGACAGTGTTGACGAAATACCAAAGCAGT ATTACATTGGCCCATCAGCATCGCTTCTCCTGTGCCCTGGACCTCAACAGAACAATCTTGAAGAAGTCTCTTCAGGCTGCACTGAAGCGAGTGACTTCAAATAAAGAGGAAACCTGA